GCCGGAACACAACGGTCCACGCGCGAAACCTGGGCAGGGGGCACATCGTGTCAGGGATCACTTGCATGAGACGCGACGGCCTCTAAAGTCTCCGGCGGGTGAACGATATGGTCGATCGGGTGAGCGCGAGAGACACCGACTGGGACGGCGTGCGCCTCCATGTGGTCACGGGCAAGGGCGGCACCGGCAAGACCACCGTCGCCGCCGCACTCGCCCTGGCGCTGGCCGCCGAGGGCCGCCGGGTCCTCCTCGTCGAGGTGGAGGGCCGCCAGGGCATCGCCCAGCTCTTCGACTGCCCGCCACTGCCCTACGAGGAGCGCCGGGTCGCCGTCGCTCCCGGCGGCGGGGACGTCTACGCGCTCGCCATCGACACCGAAGAGGCGCTCATCGAGTACCTCGAGATGTTCTACAACCTCAAGCGCGCCGGGAAGGCGATGACCCGGCTCGGCATCGTCGACTTCGTCACCACCATCGCGCCCGGCCTGCGCGACGTCATCCTCACCGGCAAGACGAGCGAGTCGGTGCGCCGCCGCGACAAGTACGGATCGTTCATCTACGACGCCGTCGTCATGGACGCCCCGCCCACCGGCCGCATCACCAAGTTCCTCAACGTCAACGACGAGGTGTCCGGGCTCGCGAAGGTCGGGCCCGTCCGCAACCACGCCGACACTGTCATGAAGGTCGTGCGCAGCCCCGAAACGGCCGTCCACTTCGTGACGCTCCTGGAAGAAATGCCCGTTCAGGAGACGATGGACGGCATGAACGAACTCGCCGAGGTCGGCCTCTCGGTCGGCGCGGTGATCGTGAACATGGAGCACGCGCCCGTCCTTTCCGAGGACGACCGCGCGCGCGCCGCGTCCGGCGAGCTCGACACCGACGAGATCGTCCGCGGCGTGAAGGCCGCCGGTCTGGAACGTGACGCCGAGCCGATCGCCGAGGTGCTGGCCGCCGAGGCCGGCGACCACGCCCGCCGCACCGCCCTGCAGCGCCGCGAGAAGGAGCGCCTGGAGTCCATCGACCGCCCCCGCTACACGCTGCCCCTGGTGTCCGACGGCATGGACTTGGCCGGCCTGTACGACCTGGCGGCGGCGCTGCGGGAACAGGGCGCGGCGTGAAGGAGCGAAGCGAGTTCACGACCGCAGGTCGTTCCGGGGGGCGTGGGGGGTCGTCCCCCCACAGGGAACGTCGCGTGGAGGAGCGAAGCGAGTTCACGACCGCAGGTCGTTCCGGGGGGCGTGGGGGGTCGTCCCCCCACAGGAAACGTCGCGTGAAGGAGCGAAGCGAGTTCACGACCGTAGGTCGTTCCGGGGGGCATGGGGGGTCGTCCCCCCACAGGAAACGTCGCGTGAAGGAGCGAAGCGAGTTCACGACCGCAGGTCGTTCCGGGGGGCGTGGGGGGTCGTCCCCCCACAGGAAACGTCGCGTGGGCGATGTCGGCGGCGTGAGCGGTACGAGGGAGACGAGCAGACGATGAGCCCGACCGCCAAGATCCCGCCCGCGCTGGACGTCGACGGGCTGCTGGACGACCCCCGCACCAAGATCATCGTCTGCTGCGGGTCCGGCGGCGTCGGCAAGACCACGACCGCCGCGGCCCTCGGCGTCCGCGCCGCCGAACGAGGACGCGACGTCGTCGTCCTCACCGTCGACCCCGCGCGGCGGCTCGCGCAGTCGATGGGCCTCAGCGAGCTGGACAACAATCCGCGCAAGATCGAGATCGACGGCGACGGCGAACTGCACGCCATGATGCTCGACATGAAGCGGACGTTCGACGAGATCGTCGAGGCGCACGCCGACCCGGACCGGGCGAAGCAGATCCTCGCGAACCCCTTCTACCAGTCGCTGTCCTCCAGCCTGTCGGGCACGCAGGAGTACATGGCGATGGAGAAGCTCGGCCAGCTGCACCGGTCCGGCGCCTGGGACCTGATCATCGTCGACACCCCGCCGTCGCGGAACGCGCTCGACTTCCTCGACGCGCCCGAGCGGATGGGCCGGTTCCTCGACGGCCGGTTCATGAAGATGCTCGCGGCGCCCGCCAAGACCGGCGGACGCTTCGGCGTGAAGGTGATCAGCGCCGGGTTCGGCATGTTCACCGGGGTGCTCAACAAGGTCATCGGCGTCCAGCTGCTGCGCGACGTCCAGACGTTCGTCGCCGCGTTCGACACCGTGTTCGGCGGATTCCAGGAGCGCGCCGAGAAGACGTTCCGGCTGCTGCAGACCCCCGGCACCGCGTTCCTCGTCGTGGCCGCACCGGAGCCGGACGCGCTGCGCGAGGCGTCCTACTTCATCGAGCGGCTCGCCGAGGAGCGGATGCCGCTCGCGGGCCTCGTCGTC
The nucleotide sequence above comes from Actinomadura algeriensis. Encoded proteins:
- a CDS encoding ArsA family ATPase — its product is MSPTAKIPPALDVDGLLDDPRTKIIVCCGSGGVGKTTTAAALGVRAAERGRDVVVLTVDPARRLAQSMGLSELDNNPRKIEIDGDGELHAMMLDMKRTFDEIVEAHADPDRAKQILANPFYQSLSSSLSGTQEYMAMEKLGQLHRSGAWDLIIVDTPPSRNALDFLDAPERMGRFLDGRFMKMLAAPAKTGGRFGVKVISAGFGMFTGVLNKVIGVQLLRDVQTFVAAFDTVFGGFQERAEKTFRLLQTPGTAFLVVAAPEPDALREASYFIERLAEERMPLAGLVVNRVHESAADGLSAARSLAAAETLEERGDHALTAALLRLHSDRMQLAAREERLRDNFASTHRTVPVTAVPAQAEDVHDLDGLRRVGADLAAPDRTAAA
- a CDS encoding ArsA-related P-loop ATPase, translated to MSARDTDWDGVRLHVVTGKGGTGKTTVAAALALALAAEGRRVLLVEVEGRQGIAQLFDCPPLPYEERRVAVAPGGGDVYALAIDTEEALIEYLEMFYNLKRAGKAMTRLGIVDFVTTIAPGLRDVILTGKTSESVRRRDKYGSFIYDAVVMDAPPTGRITKFLNVNDEVSGLAKVGPVRNHADTVMKVVRSPETAVHFVTLLEEMPVQETMDGMNELAEVGLSVGAVIVNMEHAPVLSEDDRARAASGELDTDEIVRGVKAAGLERDAEPIAEVLAAEAGDHARRTALQRREKERLESIDRPRYTLPLVSDGMDLAGLYDLAAALREQGAA